The following DNA comes from Spirosoma linguale DSM 74.
TGCGCCCGATGAGAGATTGCCCGCCGTGCCGAGGTAAAGCCTTTTTTCCCCTTCTACCGGTGGTTTTAATTGGTGAAAGCTCATCGCGTCGATGGGATTTTCAGCGATGACCATCCGATCAGCCCGGCTACCAGGTTCGATGACCTTCGGATTAGAAATCCAGATACCGTCTCCGCGAGGCCCTTCGACCATTTTCAACCCATCGTTTCGCACGATGATGGCTACCGTTCCCTGCTCGTTCTTGATCGGGAATACGGTATTCGTGTACTGCTTGCCCCGGCTGCGGTCGAAGTACGTCCGGTTAAACGCCGTGTTTTCAAACTCCGGTGCGTTGACCGTTCCGCTCGACAATCCCCGGCCTCTCAGGTACGTGTCGTCGGTTAGCGGTTTCAGGTCAAAGCTGCGGACAACTGCCTGTTCGCGGGTAGGTGCCGGTTGATCGGCAGACGGTGAGGTTGGCCGTGCCGGTCGTTGTTGCTCCGGCACCTGGCCGATATACCGTTGCAGGGTTTCGATGGTGTCTTTCCACTCACCCGTACCACGCCGATGCTGAAACTGCACCACCGTACCTTTATCGGCTCCGTCATTCGGGTTGAAGTAGATGTCTACCCCGCCCCGCTGGTTGGTGTAAACCACAATCTTGTCGCGTCCCTTGGCCTCGTCCTTGTACAAGGCTACGGAGTTACCCCCGCTACGTTGCCGGTCTTTAACGTAGCCCTGATCCATCGCGTATTCGACTAAGTTGATACGCTGCTTGAACTCTTCAAAATCAACCTTGCGCGGTTCATAGGCGGGCTGGTTAATCTTCGTTCGCTCCGGCTGGCGGGCGACTCCCAATACCCGCTCCTCTATATACGCAATGTCCTGTAAGTCTTTTGGTCGCCCGGCAGCTTTCTTGCTGGCAACCAGATCGTGGGGCGAAACAACCGTGTAGTCGGTGCCGTCTTTGGTGCGGGCCGGAACACGATTCGGGTAATGGTCAGGGAACTGGCCGAGACCCGGAACGTCCTTGTGAATGTCTATCCGGTACGGGTTACGCCCGAAATACACAATTTTATCGTCGGTAAAGTCGCGGGGGTGCATATTGGCCCCCAGAAATTCTTTGACCGACGATACTATCTTATTTGCGTTGTCAGCCGACGGGTTTATCCAAACGTCGATGTCGTCGGCTTTGCGGGTACTACCGTAGGATTGGACAGCTTTTCCCCCGATGACAACATACTCCACCTGGTGCCGGTTGAGCACCTGCAAAAACTCCTCCTGATCGCGGGTCATTGATTAATTCGGTACGTTACTGATTGGCTTCTCTCGAAGCGTCGGACCGCTCCTCTTCCTCCTTCATTAGGGCAAAATCTTCCTGGCTCAACTTGCCGATAATCCAGGGTTCGTCAGCCGGTTTCTCGGCGAAACCGTACCGCTCAATAGTCTCCTCCCGAATAGCATTGAAGTCCACCACGAGGGCTTCGGGCGTTACCGTGACGTGCGGCCCTAACTTATCTCCTTGTATATTCTCCATAAAGTCGATTGATTTAAAACCCAAAATTACACCTAAATAGAGACATTTTTAGGTTTTATACAATGCTTTTTTCAACAGAAAGCAGGTTGGAGACTGCAACATCGTCAAGACCCAAAATCGTCGCGCAATCCAGTACGATGCTATCCATGTTTACCTGTAAGTCGTGCTGCGACGAGAACTTGGGCAGATTTTTCACGGGCTGCTCATCCGGTTCAAGTGCAATCCGACCCCAAAAACGGCCTTGCTTGGACTCGACGGTGAAGCCAATAAATTCGCCTTTGTCAAATTCATGCAGGTCTTCGGGGTTGACAATCGGGCGTTCCTGTTTGCGGTAACTGATAGTGCTGCGGCCCCGCTGCGGCTGGTGTCGTCTATCGAACAGGCTGCCGAGGTCAAACGCCGGGCTGTTGTCGCGGGATTCTTCCGGCGTAATGACTTCATGTTTGCCGATCAACCGACTGACATAGCTGGCTGTTTCCGCACTTGAAACGGCTCCATAGAACTGGTTGCTGAGGGTTCCCAAAATCATCTGGCTTTCCTTTTCGCCATAATACTTGCGAACCTGCGACAAGTCCTGACACATATACACCGTCGCAATCTGCGAACTCCGGCCCGTAGCGGGTATCTGCTCGAAATTGGGAATGTAAATGGTAGGAGCCTCATCCAGCAACAGAATGGAATGGTGCTTGCCCTGCCGGTTCATGCGTTTCAGCGCAACCGTACTGTATAGTCCCAGGAGTGGCCGTAGTGAATCCATTACTTCGCGGTCGCCACCCAAGCACAGGAAAATTGGCTTATTGGGGTTGTTGAGGTCCATACTGAACCCCTCGTCGGTGGCCGACATTACCCAAAATACTTCGGGCGTGGCCAGCTTTGCCAGCATCACCTGCAACGTACCGATTACCCCCGATAGCTGATCGGCGGACTTGTTACCGATAGCCGTAATAACACTCATAACGTAGCTCAGGCATTCGGAGTCGCTACCGATCATCGTCATTAGCTTGTCATAAGGCATCTTCGTAATCAGCGTTACGGCGTGGGGTAACGTGCATTGAGCCGGATGATGCTTGCGTAAATACCAGATCAGGCCCGTCAGGACGGCCGTGCAGGAACGCGACCAAAAGTCCTGTTTTTCTATCGTTTCCTGTTGTAGATTTTTGATTAGTGCCAGAGCATATTCCTCCGCGTAGGTGATGCTCAGTAAATTTTCGGGTGCAATCGGATTGAGCCGGTGCGTCCGATTCATATCCTGAAAGTTGAGGATACAGAATTGCGTCGTTGCATCAGGATTCAGCTTGCGGTAGTGGTAGGCGTACTTTGTCAGTTCGGGAAATTTTACGTCATAGAGGATACCGCAATAGTTCTGCGCGAATGCCTGCCGGATAAACGGCTTGGCCAACGACTCCGATTTACCGGAGCCGGGGCCACCCGTAATGAACACTCCCCGAAATGGGTTAGGTATTTTGATCCAGCCGCCCGACATCGTGCGAAACTGGAACCCTTTTTTTGATACACCCGCCTTCCGGTCTTCAGTAATCGGGCGCTTGGGCTGCGGGCGCAGCAGCCAAAACCCGACACCGATGCCGAACAGAGTACTTACCCCCGCTCCTACTGGTACAATGTACCTGAATTGGTACGGAAATCGGTGTGCCATACCCAACAGGGCTACACCGACGAGGTAGCCTACCAGCGCGACGAGCTGCACCTTCATCGCCGGGCGTTTATCCTTTCGTAGCTCCCTATAACTCTTGGTGTCGTCAGGTAAGGCGAAGGCCATCGGGATCATCAGGGCAAACAGCACCCGAAAGAGCCAGCCCCTTTTCATGTAAAGGTTCAGTAGTTTGGTGTACCAGGCGGCATCACTCGGCGCGACGTGTAGTAGTAGAAAATATTCGCCCCCTACCAGCAGGGCGACGAGGGCGACCAACAATAGTACGGCGTTACGGTTCTGGTTCATCGGATTGTTTGTTGGATTAAGTGTCTCAGCGCGGACGGCACTCAGCAAGCCGGGACTTTATCGACGACGTTTCAATCGCCGACGGTAATCGTCGTCCTGGGTGCGGGCCTGTTCCCCTGTTTCCGGTACACTCTCGAATCGGAGCGCACTGATCAGCGGGCTTAGGTCGGTGCGACTTGGCTTAACGTCCTGTTTGTTGATTGATTTTGTTGCTTCTGATTTGGCTGCTTTACTGGTCAATGGTTTCGGCTCGATTGAAGCAGTGTTATCCCGTCTGGGTTTTTCCTCAACCGGGGCATCGAGCTTTGACATTACATACTGATGGTTCGTGATTCGTTCAGATTGGGTACTGATGGTTGGGATATAAGATTGAGTGACCTGTCTGTCTCCTGCCTGATGCCGGGCGTTTTTTGGCTTTGGCTCGGTAGCCGCACTCAGTCGTTCGTAAGCCTGATTAGCGGTGAAGATGCTCCCCTGCTTTACCCCCCGCTCGACCTGGCTCATGCCTTTCCAGAAATCAGTCGAATACGCATGGTGTTGGCCAATACTCATCATCCGTTCGCGGTCAAGCGACAGGCCCGCCCGATCCAGCCGGGCAATTTGCTTTTCCAACCGCTCTTGATGTTGTTTCTCTGTTACCGTTGTTTTGTAACCAAACGTCTGCTCAAAATCCCTGTGATTCTTTTGCAGCCATGCTTTGTAATTAAACTGGCTACTGCCGGCATCGGGATGGAGCGACCGGCTCATGGTTCGATCCCGCGCCGATACGATGACATGAATGTGCGTTTGCTCCCCCTCCTTTCGCTGCCGGGATTGCGCCTGACCCGTCTGCACGGCATCATCCAACCCTGAATAATGGCGGCTCCGGTGAATGGTTGCATACCAGACAAGATTGTCACTTGTCAATGACTCTCTACGCTTTGGGGCAAAATTGGCCGCGTAGTTTTCCATCACCTGCCGGGTGTACGCCTTCAACTTGTCGGGATCATCGTTCAGATGCCTTAGCTCATCCTGACTTGGCGAAATGACTAAGGAATGGAAAAGCGGCTTGCCTTTCTGAACTCCTTTTACGTTCGCGTCGATGCGTTCCTGAACTTCCTCGGCTCGGATACCCTCGCGTTGCTGGTCGAAAAAGATAGCCCTTTCCGGCTGCTTTTCTTCCCGCGCTTCGTGTTCGAGATAGTTGACTAAAAAATGGGACGAGCCAGCATTTGAGTAGATGCCTCCTTTACTGGCTGGCAATACACGAATTACCATGCAATTGGTATATCATTTTACTGTGATATTAATATTTCAATAATTCAACATCACAGTATCGTAGTGTATCAATATTTCTGCATCAATTCGTCGTACCGCTCCTGATACCGTTTAGCTGCCCACGTCTGAATTTCGGCTAAATCGTCGGGGGCATCGCGGTACTGATGAAACAGAAGGTTCAGCACCAGGTCACTCGTCAGGTAACTGAACAAACTCATCTCTTTGATAAATTTTAGATCAGTCGGTGGCTCTGCGGCACCGGGCAACTCCGACTGTTCCAGACGAGCATCTACTTTTTCAAGATGCTGTCTAACCGGTTCCATGTACCACTTCTCGTGGCTTTGCAGATAAGTGATGATCCGGTCGGTGGTGCGGACGACGGTTTCCTTCAATGGGTTCTTGTCATCCTCCCGGCTGGGGTCATATCCCAACTCGATGTAGTGGTCAACGGCCCTGCTGAGGTACTCGTTGAACGTAATTTTTTGAGGTTTACCCGGCCCTTTTTTTCGGGCCAACTTCTGATTTAATTTTTTGACCTGATCGCGGGCGCGTTGAGCCACCTCCGCGTCAATCTTCACAGTTTCTCGCTCCATCTAAAAATCAGGCACTTACGGTGTAAAGTGTACAAATTAAATAGCCTAACTATCTATATAACAGAATGTTAAATTAGCCAGTGTACACTATTTTAGATTATTTCACGATCTATTGTCTTGTCGCTCAATAAGTTATGATCCCCTATCTTGCTATCTCTAAAAAGGCAAAATAGATACTGCTCCTATTGACTCAATAGGCTAACGAAATTACAGGAATTTGATGATTTACCGAAAGCGTTCACGGACAAAAATAAACGCCCGTATTTAGTCGATGCAATACGCTATCGACTCCATAAACTGCCCAACTAACTCCAGGTCTTCAACTCGCCAGGTATCCGGGTGATCGCGTCGTCGGGCCAAATCCCGGTAATGTTGCAGGTTCAGTAATCGGCGGTATTGAACTAACGGTACGTGTGAGTCCTGTAAGCAATTATAGACCTTATCCCGTACCTCGATGAATTCCCAATAGTGTGCAAGTTCTTCTTTGGTACCGAATCGTTCAAGAAGTAAGCGAACATCCTGATACGAAAACCTCCGCTCACCCCGCCGTTTTGTGTAGTAGTTGGTTAGGCTCAACCCTAAGTAAGCGGCTATCTCCGGGTGTTCCAAATCCTGTTTCAAATAGCCATCAACCCGCTTTAACAAACCCTGATAGGTTCTGACAATATCTATCAACTTACGCTTGACGGGGGGGACAGCCGTTAGCATGAACAACAAAGGTTAATGATTTGGAACTGTAAAGAACTGACAAAATCACGTAAAACCTTTGTTTAAATCGTTTAAATGGTATTTTTTTCGTTATAACGTTACCTAAACGGAATAAAGTGATTAGAAAATATAATAGTATGCTACGATAGTACGATAACAATATCATACTATCGTAGCAGGAAACGGCTAAGGCTCCTCAGTTTCTTCAGCAATCCGAATCATCTTTTTAAAATCGTCCGGGGGTATATGCGTCCAATCAGGATGCCGAAAAGCCTTACCGTCGGCAAAGTCGAACCTGACCAAATCAGTCGTCTGGTCTGGCCGACCGGGGCGGTACTGCTCGATAAAAATCATCCGTTGCGGATTGACTCCGTATTGCCTGACCACTTCGTTTGCAATCTCGGCACAGGCGTTTGTAACGCTCATGCCTTTGTCTATGTCGGTTGCGATCACAATGCCCGATTGCCGATAAATGGTAATCTGGCATTCGCTCGGATACCGATTTGGGGCAATGAATTTCATGTTGTACTGTTCCATAGTTCTGAAAATTTGTCCTACTGCCCACCTATGAAAAGGCAGGCAGTAGGGGAGGGGTTTAGGCTTCGTATTGCGGGTTGAGGTTCTGAATGTAGTTAGCAGCCTTCTGTGCTTTTTGAGCGGCTTCAAAGAAAAACCGTTTGTCTCCCCGTAGCTTGTTCAGCCAGCCACTAATATAGGCACTACTGTTGTCGATGGTAATGGCACTGATGCCGGTAACGCCACAGAGGTAAGCCGCGCCTAACTCGGCGGTTAACTCTTCCTTGCTGTACGTCTGCGAACCAAACGAGGCCATTTCTGAAATTTCTGTCCGGTTTAATCGGCTGCTGTGGCCGGTTGCGTGTACCAGTTCATGAAACAGAACGCTGTAATAGTCCTCTGCCTTCTTGAAGTTCTGGGCGGGTGCCATGTTCACCATATCCAAAAACGGCGTGTAGTAGCATCGGGCCGGGTCGTTGTTCACCACACGGGGGCGGTTCGGCATCTGGTCAACAATTCGCTGACACGCATTAATGACAATCGGCTCTGGCTTCTGTTCCGGGTCTTTAATCTCTATGGGTAGCGTAGTATCCTCAATATTGAACACCCGGTAGTACCGTAGTACCAATTTATCCTCTTCCTTACTCTTTTCTCCTTTTACTTTGATTGGTTTCCAGAAAACAATCGGTAAACTGGCTGCTCCTGTCTTCACCATGCCGCCCAACTCCTTTACCTGATTGAAGGTCAGAAACATCGGTGTACGGTAGGGGGTAAGGGCCAGCAGAAAAGCGTTAACACCGGTGTAAGGGCGTTTCGTTGCATAGTTGTGGGGTACGGTGTACTGCTGTCCTTCTACGATAGCCACTTTCCACGGCTTACGCCAGGGCAAAACGCCCTTCTCCAATTGCTTAACTAATTGTTCGTTGATGAACTCATAAATGTCAAATTTGGCTTCTTTCTGTGCGCTCATAATGCTGTTGTTTCAGCGTTGACTACAGCACTAATTTACACATTATATCATTATAATAATATATTGATATATCAGTATAACGATTAGGTTAGTCTTTTTCTTCCCTTCAATTCTATAACAAAAACGCACGTCCGCGCGGGGCTTTTTCGGCCTGGCGCGTCCTATTTCACGCCGTGGCCCCTTTTTTGGGTGACGGCACACTTCGCACCGTTCTCAAAAATTATATGATACTGGTATATCAGTTTACCAGTTAACTGGTATATTTAAACGTAAATACGACCGATTAAGACTCTAATGATTCCAGCCACAAACCAGCCAGGCGATTACATCGAGCTACTTGAAAAGCTGAAAAGTGAGATTCGTACAACCCAACTGCGGGCAACCATAGCAGCCAACGCAGAATTTCTGGGCCTCTACTGGCGAATTGGTAAAATTATACTGGAGCAGGAAAAACAGCAGGGGTGGGGGCAAAAGGTCGTCGTCCGCTTAGTGGCCGATCTTAAAGCAGAATTTCCGAACATGAAGGGTATGTCGCCCCGGAATCTGCGGTATATGAAATCGTTCGCGGCTGCCTATCCTGACGATCCTTTCGGCGAAAAGCCAATTTTGCAAGTGCCGCTTGCAAAATTGACCTGGTACCATCACCTTACCTTATTGGACAAAGTAAAAGACCCTACCGAACGGCAATTTTACATACAGGCGACTGTCGAAAACGGCTGGTCGAGGGACGTGATGGTGCAGCAAATTGAGTCAGGCTATCAGCAACGGTCGGGGAAGGCTATCACAAACTTTGACCGTACCCTGCCCGAACCGCTGTCCGATCTGGCGCAACAATCGCTGAAAAATCCATACCTGTTCGACTTTCTGACCCTAACCGAAAAGTATAAGGAACGCGATCTGGAGGAAGGATTGGTCAACCACATCACGAGTTTCCTACTGGAGCTTGGCAAAGGCTTCTCTTTCGTTGGCCGACAATATCCAATTGAAGTGTCGGATCGGGAATTTGCCATCGACTTATTGTTCTATCACCTCAAACTGCGTTCCTACTTAGTCATTGACCTGAAAGTGGTCGAGTTTGAGCCGGAATTCGTGGGTAAGTTGAACTTCTATCTGTCGGCGGTGGACGATCAGCTTCGGGGTGAGTTCGACAATCCGACTATCGGCCTGCTTATCTGCCGCCGACACGACAAGTTGATTGCCGAATATGCGTTACGGGATTTTCACAAACCAATC
Coding sequences within:
- a CDS encoding hypothetical protein (KEGG: dol:Dole_1128 hypothetical protein), with protein sequence MTRDQEEFLQVLNRHQVEYVVIGGKAVQSYGSTRKADDIDVWINPSADNANKIVSSVKEFLGANMHPRDFTDDKIVYFGRNPYRIDIHKDVPGLGQFPDHYPNRVPARTKDGTDYTVVSPHDLVASKKAAGRPKDLQDIAYIEERVLGVARQPERTKINQPAYEPRKVDFEEFKQRINLVEYAMDQGYVKDRQRSGGNSVALYKDEAKGRDKIVVYTNQRGGVDIYFNPNDGADKGTVVQFQHRRGTGEWKDTIETLQRYIGQVPEQQRPARPTSPSADQPAPTREQAVVRSFDLKPLTDDTYLRGRGLSSGTVNAPEFENTAFNRTYFDRSRGKQYTNTVFPIKNEQGTVAIIVRNDGLKMVEGPRGDGIWISNPKVIEPGSRADRMVIAENPIDAMSFHQLKPPVEGEKRLYLGTAGNLSSGAPDTVQKLIDRYQPKQIVLANDNDNGGFRNNINLVGRLRYPGVEESNNIQAQLAVPTPSQLRLTVSVSYPDQATGKQQVQQLTERFSTALNKNSPDDEPEARISVKGWQGNRTEFEVSMPNTRQNLIRTQNELVAAKGLNEVIAIKLPVHKDFTEDLQRNEKLTLPALPGEAKQQVAQNQPAESPKMMPKFDMPVLSNGHNTPTGMKR
- a CDS encoding Type IV secretory pathway VirD4 protein-like protein (KEGG: psp:PSPPH_B0041 conjugal transfer protein); the protein is MNQNRNAVLLLVALVALLVGGEYFLLLHVAPSDAAWYTKLLNLYMKRGWLFRVLFALMIPMAFALPDDTKSYRELRKDKRPAMKVQLVALVGYLVGVALLGMAHRFPYQFRYIVPVGAGVSTLFGIGVGFWLLRPQPKRPITEDRKAGVSKKGFQFRTMSGGWIKIPNPFRGVFITGGPGSGKSESLAKPFIRQAFAQNYCGILYDVKFPELTKYAYHYRKLNPDATTQFCILNFQDMNRTHRLNPIAPENLLSITYAEEYALALIKNLQQETIEKQDFWSRSCTAVLTGLIWYLRKHHPAQCTLPHAVTLITKMPYDKLMTMIGSDSECLSYVMSVITAIGNKSADQLSGVIGTLQVMLAKLATPEVFWVMSATDEGFSMDLNNPNKPIFLCLGGDREVMDSLRPLLGLYSTVALKRMNRQGKHHSILLLDEAPTIYIPNFEQIPATGRSSQIATVYMCQDLSQVRKYYGEKESQMILGTLSNQFYGAVSSAETASYVSRLIGKHEVITPEESRDNSPAFDLGSLFDRRHQPQRGRSTISYRKQERPIVNPEDLHEFDKGEFIGFTVESKQGRFWGRIALEPDEQPVKNLPKFSSQHDLQVNMDSIVLDCATILGLDDVAVSNLLSVEKSIV
- a CDS encoding domain of unknown function DUF1738 (PFAM: domain of unknown function DUF1738~KEGG: vfi:VF_B0002 DNA primase TraC); translation: MSAQKEAKFDIYEFINEQLVKQLEKGVLPWRKPWKVAIVEGQQYTVPHNYATKRPYTGVNAFLLALTPYRTPMFLTFNQVKELGGMVKTGAASLPIVFWKPIKVKGEKSKEEDKLVLRYYRVFNIEDTTLPIEIKDPEQKPEPIVINACQRIVDQMPNRPRVVNNDPARCYYTPFLDMVNMAPAQNFKKAEDYYSVLFHELVHATGHSSRLNRTEISEMASFGSQTYSKEELTAELGAAYLCGVTGISAITIDNSSAYISGWLNKLRGDKRFFFEAAQKAQKAANYIQNLNPQYEA
- a CDS encoding protein of unknown function DUF1016 (PFAM: protein of unknown function DUF1016~KEGG: sbl:Sbal_0820 hypothetical protein), with translation MIPATNQPGDYIELLEKLKSEIRTTQLRATIAANAEFLGLYWRIGKIILEQEKQQGWGQKVVVRLVADLKAEFPNMKGMSPRNLRYMKSFAAAYPDDPFGEKPILQVPLAKLTWYHHLTLLDKVKDPTERQFYIQATVENGWSRDVMVQQIESGYQQRSGKAITNFDRTLPEPLSDLAQQSLKNPYLFDFLTLTEKYKERDLEEGLVNHITSFLLELGKGFSFVGRQYPIEVSDREFAIDLLFYHLKLRSYLVIDLKVVEFEPEFVGKLNFYLSAVDDQLRGEFDNPTIGLLICRRHDKLIAEYALRDFHKPIGITEYRLMESLPDNLKSTLPSIEEIEERLRQEEGPDDELGEPGESSE